The following are from one region of the Halarcobacter sp. genome:
- a CDS encoding D-alanine--D-alanine ligase, whose product MKIGIVFGGISYEHEISIVSAIAMKDVLKEELVYIFCDENRDFYHIPTNTIKSKLFSSGEYKKCDLLNLKKGSFVKKGLFSEKNLDVDVYLNLSHGGDGEDGLYSSIFELYNLPYIGPRKGACSVSFNKFLTKGYAHSCGIKTIDYKYYTREQKVEVEKFPVIIKPVTLGSSIGVSIVKSNEELEYALDVAFEFDDAVIVEPFISGIKEYNLAGCKIAGEYNFSIIEEPQKAEFLDFDKKYLDFARTSTALKADISEELASKIKESFKKIYNTTFEGALIRCDFFVIDDEVYLNEINPVPGSMANYLFEDFNKTLVSLSSSLPKQKSIKITYDYVNKIQSAKGK is encoded by the coding sequence GTGAAAATAGGAATAGTTTTTGGCGGGATATCTTATGAGCATGAGATATCAATTGTATCTGCAATAGCTATGAAAGATGTATTAAAAGAAGAATTAGTTTATATCTTTTGTGATGAAAATAGAGATTTTTATCATATCCCGACAAATACAATAAAATCAAAACTTTTTAGTAGTGGTGAATATAAAAAATGCGATTTGTTAAATCTAAAAAAAGGTTCATTTGTTAAAAAGGGTTTATTCTCTGAAAAAAATCTAGATGTTGATGTTTATTTAAATCTTTCCCATGGTGGTGATGGTGAAGATGGTTTATACTCTTCTATTTTTGAGTTATATAATCTTCCTTATATAGGTCCTAGAAAAGGTGCTTGTAGCGTAAGTTTTAATAAGTTTTTAACAAAAGGTTATGCTCATAGTTGTGGTATCAAAACAATTGATTATAAATACTACACAAGGGAACAAAAAGTTGAAGTAGAAAAATTTCCAGTAATTATTAAGCCTGTTACTTTAGGTAGCTCAATTGGAGTATCTATTGTAAAATCTAATGAAGAATTAGAATATGCTTTAGATGTAGCCTTTGAATTTGATGATGCAGTAATTGTAGAGCCATTCATATCAGGTATCAAAGAATACAATCTTGCAGGTTGTAAAATAGCTGGTGAATATAATTTTTCTATTATAGAAGAACCTCAAAAAGCTGAATTCTTGGATTTTGATAAAAAGTATTTAGATTTTGCTAGAACATCTACTGCTTTAAAAGCTGATATTAGTGAAGAATTAGCTTCAAAAATAAAAGAATCATTTAAAAAAATATATAATACTACTTTTGAAGGTGCATTGATTAGATGTGACTTTTTTGTTATAGATGATGAAGTATATTTAAATGAAATAAATCCAGTACCAGGGTCAATGGCTAATTATCTATTTGAAGATTTTAATAAAACATTAGTATCTTTATCTTCATCATTACCAAAACAAAAATCGATTAAGATCACTTATGATTATGTAAATAAAATTCAAAGTGCAAAGGGAAAATAA
- a CDS encoding alpha/beta hydrolase yields MALKSIIVDNKEFDIVYDIVNVNKDKTIVFLHGWGSNKEIMKQAFSSYLKEYKHIYIDMPGFGKSVTSYSLTTKDYANIIDTFLKNLNLNIVAIAGHSFGGKVATLLNPDNLILLSTAGILEEKPLDVKLKIKASKIFNSLGLGKITKAFRSKDVDKMSENMYQTFKNVVNEDFTNNFNSYEKNGMIFWGEDDQATSLESGKKIHSLIKNSSFDSYKSDHYFFLKFASNICQKIENGIR; encoded by the coding sequence TTGGCTCTAAAGAGTATCATTGTAGATAATAAAGAGTTTGATATTGTTTATGATATTGTTAATGTAAACAAGGATAAAACAATTGTATTTCTTCATGGTTGGGGTTCAAATAAAGAGATTATGAAACAAGCATTCTCTTCTTACCTAAAAGAGTATAAGCATATTTATATAGATATGCCAGGTTTTGGTAAAAGCGTTACATCTTATAGTTTGACTACAAAAGATTATGCAAATATAATAGATACTTTTCTTAAAAATTTAAATTTAAATATTGTAGCAATAGCAGGTCACTCTTTTGGAGGAAAAGTTGCTACACTTTTAAATCCTGATAATCTGATTCTTTTAAGTACAGCTGGTATTTTAGAAGAAAAACCTTTAGATGTAAAACTTAAAATAAAAGCTTCAAAAATATTTAATAGCTTAGGTCTTGGAAAAATCACAAAAGCATTTAGAAGTAAAGATGTTGATAAAATGAGTGAAAACATGTATCAAACCTTTAAAAATGTTGTAAATGAAGATTTTACTAATAATTTTAATTCTTATGAAAAAAATGGTATGATTTTTTGGGGAGAAGATGATCAAGCAACTTCTCTTGAATCAGGTAAAAAAATTCATTCTTTGATTAAAAATAGTAGTTTTGATTCATATAAGTCTGATCACTACTTTTTCTTAAAGTTTGCATCTAATATTTGTCAAAAAATTGAAAATGGGATTCGTTAA
- a CDS encoding UDP-N-acetylmuramoyl-tripeptide--D-alanyl-D-alanine ligase, which yields MEYLYIFTHILLIMSLGWYLITNLQWYNYKLERVILKHHKWQWHITYFASPIVFFYILPELYFTIYFYLLFMTSFVLWNKKLDRPLVLTGRVKRFLALLLFITFAIIALCLTNEDCNSSAVLFVPIFLAYIVSYLLEKMFFISFKNKAKERLEAIPALKIVAITASYGKTSIKNYLYHVLKRKYKVYKTPRSVNTMGGIVLDVNRDLPLDSQIYIAEAGAREKGDIEEITTFLEPQYCVLGSVGEQHIEYFKTLDNIIQTKMEILTSPRMKKGFVHESVPIKDYETIVKFPDNLHVTMSNLDGIWFDIVINGKQEHFSAPILGSFNAINLTAVILVAHELGMSIDEIKLSLKDLPQVEHRLQKIEAGGKVIIDDSFNGNLEGMLEAINICSHHEGRKVIITPGLVESTSEANILLANEINEKFDFAIITGTLNAHLLSSNIDEDKLFILKEKADMEKVLAEKTRAGDLILFANDAPNFI from the coding sequence ATGGAATATTTATATATTTTTACACATATATTACTTATAATGTCTTTGGGCTGGTATTTAATAACTAACCTTCAATGGTATAACTATAAACTAGAAAGAGTAATACTTAAACATCACAAGTGGCAATGGCACATCACTTATTTTGCTTCGCCAATAGTATTTTTTTATATATTGCCTGAGTTGTATTTTACTATCTACTTTTATTTACTTTTTATGACAAGTTTTGTCCTTTGGAATAAAAAACTTGATAGGCCTTTAGTCTTAACAGGTAGAGTAAAAAGATTTTTAGCACTATTACTTTTTATAACATTTGCAATAATTGCACTTTGCCTAACAAATGAAGATTGTAACTCTTCCGCTGTATTGTTTGTACCAATATTTTTAGCTTATATAGTTTCATATCTTTTAGAAAAAATGTTTTTTATCTCATTTAAAAATAAAGCAAAAGAGAGACTTGAAGCAATACCAGCTTTAAAAATTGTTGCTATTACAGCATCATATGGTAAAACTTCTATAAAAAACTATTTATATCATGTACTAAAAAGAAAATATAAAGTATATAAAACACCAAGATCTGTAAATACTATGGGTGGAATTGTATTAGATGTAAATAGAGATTTACCCCTTGATTCTCAAATCTATATTGCAGAAGCAGGAGCTAGAGAAAAAGGTGATATTGAAGAGATTACAACATTTTTAGAGCCACAATATTGTGTCTTAGGAAGTGTTGGAGAACAACATATTGAGTATTTTAAAACCTTAGATAATATTATTCAAACTAAAATGGAAATCTTAACTTCACCTAGAATGAAAAAAGGTTTTGTACACGAATCTGTTCCAATTAAAGATTATGAAACAATAGTCAAGTTTCCAGATAATCTTCATGTTACTATGTCAAACCTTGATGGTATCTGGTTTGATATTGTTATAAATGGAAAACAAGAACATTTCTCAGCTCCAATACTAGGAAGCTTCAATGCTATAAATCTAACAGCAGTTATATTAGTTGCACATGAGTTAGGAATGAGTATTGATGAAATCAAATTATCTTTAAAAGATTTACCACAAGTTGAACATAGACTTCAAAAAATAGAAGCAGGTGGTAAAGTTATTATAGATGATAGTTTCAATGGAAACCTAGAAGGTATGCTAGAAGCTATAAATATTTGTTCTCACCATGAGGGAAGAAAAGTGATTATAACTCCAGGTTTAGTTGAATCAACTTCTGAAGCAAACATTCTTTTAGCAAATGAGATAAATGAAAAATTTGATTTTGCAATAATAACTGGGACATTAAATGCGCATCTTCTAAGTTCAAACATAGATGAAGATAAACTATTTATCTTAAAAGAAAAAGCAGATATGGAAAAAGTATTAGCAGAAAAAACTAGAGCAGGGGATTTAATCCTTTTTGCAAATGATGCACCAAACTTTATATAA
- a CDS encoding HIT domain-containing protein, with the protein MEHLYAPWRYDYVTDEKVEGCIFCHISKHVDEEKYQVLFHDEYCYVVMNKFPYSPGHLMVIPHFHTDKIKELEDNVWARMSIRIRQAVSLLKETMNCEGVNIGMNLGKAAGAGIAQHVHYHALPRWIGDTNFISSIGGVRVYPADFDEIFLKLKGQASKYFV; encoded by the coding sequence ATGGAACATTTATATGCACCTTGGAGATACGATTATGTTACTGACGAAAAAGTAGAAGGATGTATTTTTTGTCATATCTCTAAGCATGTAGATGAGGAAAAGTATCAAGTCCTTTTTCATGATGAATATTGCTATGTAGTAATGAATAAATTTCCATATTCCCCAGGACACCTTATGGTGATCCCACATTTTCATACAGATAAAATAAAAGAGCTAGAAGATAATGTTTGGGCAAGAATGAGTATAAGAATAAGGCAAGCAGTTAGCTTACTAAAAGAGACAATGAATTGTGAAGGTGTAAATATAGGTATGAACCTAGGAAAAGCAGCCGGAGCAGGAATAGCTCAACACGTACACTATCACGCATTACCTAGATGGATAGGGGATACAAATTTTATATCTAGTATTGGTGGGGTTAGAGTTTATCCTGCTGATTTTGATGAGATTTTTTTGAAGCTAAAAGGGCAGGCTTCTAAATATTTTGTTTAG
- a CDS encoding IS110 family transposase codes for MYSIGLDVSKSTINVYIPINDLDLIIENSLNGIKSLYSKLKKLYKNEIDKLVFIYEPTANYSFLLKQFCANKNIKSFIVNPKKSASFAKVMGYRNKNDIKDAQLLSKMIVTAKDKDIKIPIVDTLEEELKELISGYKLIIKQQVITKNHIAALKAKKDKSYLIKEFELQYQFLKKQEQKIIKKIKSIIKKNERLQQSFNNSQTIDGIGEISSIVLLIHFIQYKNANQKQIVSLAGLDPIEKSSGISVNGKTKISKAGSKICRGTLFMPAMTSIRNNEKLKKFYDRLKENGKHTTVIQVAIMRKLLVIAHAVYKNNVPYDSERI; via the coding sequence ATGTATTCTATCGGATTAGACGTAAGTAAGTCAACAATTAATGTTTATATTCCAATAAATGATTTAGATTTAATTATTGAAAATAGTTTAAATGGAATAAAAAGTTTATACTCTAAACTAAAAAAACTTTATAAAAATGAGATTGATAAATTAGTATTTATTTATGAACCTACAGCTAATTATTCATTTCTTTTAAAACAGTTTTGTGCAAACAAAAATATAAAAAGTTTTATAGTAAATCCTAAAAAAAGTGCTAGCTTTGCAAAAGTAATGGGATATAGAAATAAAAATGATATAAAAGATGCACAGCTTTTATCTAAAATGATTGTTACAGCTAAAGATAAAGATATTAAAATACCTATTGTAGATACTCTAGAAGAAGAATTAAAAGAACTTATCTCTGGATATAAATTAATTATTAAACAACAAGTTATAACTAAAAACCATATAGCTGCTTTAAAAGCAAAAAAAGATAAAAGCTATTTGATAAAAGAGTTTGAATTACAATATCAATTTTTAAAAAAACAAGAACAAAAAATTATCAAAAAAATAAAATCAATCATAAAAAAAAATGAGAGACTTCAACAATCATTTAATAATTCACAAACAATTGATGGTATAGGAGAAATATCTTCAATTGTATTACTTATACATTTTATTCAATATAAAAATGCTAATCAAAAACAAATTGTATCTTTAGCAGGATTAGATCCAATAGAAAAAAGTTCAGGTATATCAGTTAATGGAAAAACAAAAATATCAAAAGCAGGTTCAAAAATATGTAGAGGTACTTTGTTTATGCCAGCAATGACATCAATAAGAAATAACGAAAAATTAAAAAAGTTTTATGATAGACTAAAAGAAAATGGAAAACATACTACAGTTATACAAGTAGCAATTATGAGAAAACTATTAGTTATTGCTCATGCCGTATATAAAAATAATGTACCATATGATTCAGAAAGAATTTAA
- the def gene encoding peptide deformylase — translation MKDECSIAKLGEAILRKKAKKVKNINSKKIQNLIKKMITCVKENKGVGLAAPQIFESYQILVISSHPNERYPNAPLMKDEVLINPEIIKKSKKKVKDWEGCLSIPGIRAKVPRHTKIEVKYTTMEGKTKNVIFEDFIARIFQHEYDHLIGKVYLDRVKDNIDIVSQEQYFKLIS, via the coding sequence ATGAAAGATGAATGTTCTATAGCAAAATTAGGTGAAGCTATTCTTAGAAAAAAAGCTAAAAAAGTTAAAAATATTAATTCTAAAAAAATACAAAATCTTATAAAGAAAATGATAACTTGTGTAAAAGAAAATAAAGGTGTTGGTTTAGCTGCTCCTCAAATATTTGAATCATATCAAATATTAGTCATCTCTTCTCATCCAAATGAAAGATACCCAAATGCTCCACTTATGAAAGATGAAGTATTAATCAATCCAGAGATTATAAAAAAATCAAAAAAGAAAGTAAAAGATTGGGAAGGGTGTTTAAGTATTCCAGGAATTAGAGCTAAAGTTCCAAGACATACTAAAATAGAAGTAAAATATACTACTATGGAGGGTAAAACAAAAAATGTTATTTTTGAAGATTTTATTGCAAGGATTTTTCAGCATGAATATGACCATTTGATAGGAAAAGTTTATTTAGATAGGGTTAAAGATAATATTGATATTGTTTCCCAAGAACAATATTTTAAATTGATTTCATAA
- a CDS encoding RidA family protein: MIIRKQVNEKMSRIVEHNGVVYFAGIVSDDKELDIKVQAKRALEIAEERFKEAGVSKHTILRTEIFLKDIYRDFEDFNKVWKEWIPENDKPARSCVQANMASHNTLIELVITAAKE, translated from the coding sequence ATGATAATAAGAAAACAAGTAAACGAAAAAATGAGTAGAATAGTTGAACACAACGGAGTAGTATATTTTGCAGGAATTGTATCAGATGATAAAGAATTAGATATAAAAGTACAAGCAAAAAGAGCTTTAGAGATAGCAGAAGAAAGGTTTAAAGAAGCAGGAGTTAGTAAACACACTATCTTAAGAACAGAAATATTTTTAAAAGATATTTATAGGGATTTTGAAGATTTTAATAAAGTTTGGAAAGAATGGATTCCTGAAAATGATAAACCAGCACGTTCATGTGTTCAAGCAAATATGGCTAGTCATAATACTTTAATTGAGCTAGTTATAACAGCAGCAAAAGAATAA